The segment CTGGACAGACCGGGACGGCGGTGGTGATGGGCCGGCGGGCGGCGTACGGCGGCCCGTTCCGCGACCTGGACCTGCTCCTGCCCGGCGACCGGATCACCGTGACGACCGGACAGGGCGAGCACGAGTACCGGGTGATCGGGCTGCGCCATCCCGGCGAGCCCGCACCGCCCCCGCTGGCCGCCGGCAAGGGCCGGATGACGCTGGTGACGGCGGGCGGCGACCCGTTCATCCCGCAGGACATCCTGCGCGTCGACGCCGATCTGGTCAGCCCCACCCAGCCGACGCCGGCCCGCAAGTTCGGCGCGACGTCGCTGCCGCCCGCGGAAGCCGCACTGGCCACCGATTCGGGCGCCTGGACGCCGCTCATGCTGTGGGGTCAGGCGCTGCTGCTCGCCACGCTGGGAGTCACCTATCTGCGCGCCCGTTGGGGTGGATGGCAGGCGTGGATCGTCGGTGCTCCCGTCCTGCTCGCCCTGGGGTTGGCCATCGCCGACCAGGCCGCGCGACTGCTGCCCAACCTCCTGTAGCGGTCTAGAAAGGACAGTGCCGTGACTCAGATCGACGACGCGACAATGGTCGACCTCGGTCCGCCGGTCGCCGCGACGGCGCCCGTGCCGCGGCGGGACGCCAGCGGCCTGGCGAGCCTGGACGCGCGGTCCATCTCCGCCTGGTTCGGCGACCACAAGGTGCTCGACCGTGTGTCGCTCACCATGCCGGCGGGCAAGGTGACCGCGCTGATCGGGCCGTCGGGCTGTGGCAAGTCGACGTTCCTGCGGATCCTCAACCGGATGCACGAGCTCGTGCCGAGCGCGTCGCTCGCCGGTGAGGTTCTGCTCGACGGCCGCGACCTCTACTCGGCGGAGCGCCGCATCACCGACGCCCGCCGGCAGGTGGGCATGGTGTTTCAAAAGCCCAACCCTTTCCCGGCGATGTCGATTTACGACAACGTCGTGGCGGGGCTGAAGCTCACGGGTACCAGGGTCTCCCGCGGCGAACGGGACGACCTCGTGGAGGAGACGCTGACCAAGGCGGGCCTGTGGAAGGAGGTTCGCGACCGGCTGCGCCAGCCCGGTGGCGCGCTCTCCGGCGGGCAGCAGCAG is part of the Phytohabitans houttuyneae genome and harbors:
- a CDS encoding sortase; this translates as MTITIEPPPAASPPREPSAPSPPPSAPSPQPQPAPSPPPRPGPPVVSLALQLPGIALSILAAVALGFVVHLTLLSQVQYERNQQTAFADFRAELARGTAPVGQTRLEFADGAEEGTEHLVSPGSAVAVLRIPAIGLRTVVFEGTTGEVLQLGPGHRRDSVLPGQTGTAVVMGRRAAYGGPFRDLDLLLPGDRITVTTGQGEHEYRVIGLRHPGEPAPPPLAAGKGRMTLVTAGGDPFIPQDILRVDADLVSPTQPTPARKFGATSLPPAEAALATDSGAWTPLMLWGQALLLATLGVTYLRARWGGWQAWIVGAPVLLALGLAIADQAARLLPNLL
- a CDS encoding phosphate ABC transporter ATP-binding protein; translated protein: MTQIDDATMVDLGPPVAATAPVPRRDASGLASLDARSISAWFGDHKVLDRVSLTMPAGKVTALIGPSGCGKSTFLRILNRMHELVPSASLAGEVLLDGRDLYSAERRITDARRQVGMVFQKPNPFPAMSIYDNVVAGLKLTGTRVSRGERDDLVEETLTKAGLWKEVRDRLRQPGGALSGGQQQRLCIARSLAVRPRVLLMDEPCSALDPTSTRRIEETIAELVHEVTIVIVTHNMQQAARVSHLCAFFLASQGTPGVIVEHGPTPAMFDHPQDPRTSDYVHGRFG